From Hylaeus volcanicus isolate JK05 chromosome 2, UHH_iyHylVolc1.0_haploid, whole genome shotgun sequence, the proteins below share one genomic window:
- the LOC128884864 gene encoding protein abrupt-like isoform X1, translated as MSEVVGQHEINQSYCFKWNDYENHLSDVVKQLLEEDCMVDVVLAAAGERIHAHRIVLCACSTLFRDVLSQVNDYHPTIILSDISAQDIKCIIEFIYHGEVRVPVENISSLLDAARSLKICGLIEIDGLDENDSVTSPKDFNDNNEESMTVINETEENVINSLQHSYEDLEDEQEQKLTENSTLSKRKKRRRDTTKRDYSDDMLASAIEDLKTGQTLIEASTKHNIPRSTLYMRAKALGIHLNASRNEYPAECMKAAINAVIGGSSLQHASEMFSIPKTVLWRRIQKEGYQILRSEMKRSYGSDKREAAVKALERGENLTKVALEFKIPKTTLFRDKARLVDEGKLPLSFWKKRKTENEELKKSRLEEAVAACKGGKMSQAAASMTYHIPKTTIWRRLQQDGKKSERLPNSRKQRTDAKHHSIDVKTQEGSDFTYCEVSSEIPITYIDENSIPEDSVIILTAEDMDGLNLEEGRQIIVNSESVQEYVPCTISIEENSNYSQTES; from the exons ATGTCTGAAGTTGTTGGCCAACATGAAATTAATCAAAGCTACTGTTTCAAATGGAATGATTATGAAAATCATTTATCCGATGTAGTTAAACAACTCCTGGAGGAAGATTGTATGGTTGATGTTGTACTGGCTGCTGCTGGAGAACGCATTCATGCTCATCGTATAGTTCTCTGCGCTTGTAGCACTTTGTTTCGA GATGTTCTGAGTCAAGTGAATGATTATCATCCGACAATAATATTGAGCGATATATCTGCACAggatataaaatgtattatagaatttatttatcatggGGAAGTACGAGTTCCAGTAGAGAACATTAGCAGTTTATTGGATGCTGCTCGTTCCTTAAAAATATGTGGTCTCATCGAG ATTGATGGGCTTGATGAGAATGATTCAGTTACGAGTCCGAAAgattttaatgataataacGAGGAATCAATGACTGTAATCAacgaaacagaagaaaatgttattaactCACTGCAACACAGTTACGAAGATTTGGAAGATGAACAGGAGCAAAAGTTAACTGAAAATTCTACTTTaagtaaaagaaagaaacgcaGACGCGATACAACAAAGAGAGATTATAGCGACGATATGTTAGCATCAGCAATTGAAGACTTGAAAACAGGTCAAACGTTAATAGAAGCTTCGACTAAACATAATATACCGCGTTCCACACTATACATGCGTGCTAAAGCATTAGGGATACATTTAAATGCATCAAGGAACGAGTATCCAGCTGAATGTATGAAGGCTGCCATAAATGCTGTAATTG GTGGGTCTAGTTTGCAACATGCATCAGAAATGTTTAGTATACCGAAGACTGTATTATGGAGAAGAATTCAAAAAGAAGGCTATCAAATATTACGCTCTGAAATGAAGAGATCCTATGGTTCTGATAAACGAGAAGCTGCAGTCAAAGCTTTAGAAAGGGGAGAGAATTTGACGAAAGTAGCGCTTGAATTTAAG aTTCCAAAGACCACTTTGTTCAGGGATAAAGCTCGGCTGGTAGATGAAGGAAAACTGCCATTatcattttggaaaaaaaggaaaaccgaaaacgaagaattaaagaaGTCTCGGTTAGAAGAGGCTGTTGCCGCTTGTAAAGGAGGAAAAATGTCACAAGCAGCGGCATCGATGACTTATCATATTCCTAAAACAACAATATGGAGACGCCTTCAACAAGACGGCAAAAAATCCGAACGTTTGCCAAACTCGAGAAAACAACGAACGGATGCCAAACATCATAGCATAGACGTGAAGACACAAGAAGGATCGGATTTCACATATTGCGAG gtTTCATCAGAAATTCCTATAACTTATATAGATGAAAATAGTATACCTGAAGATTCTGTGATAATATTAACAGCAGAAGACATGGATGGATTGAATTTAGAAGAAGGACGACAAATAATTGTTAACTcg gaatcAGTGCAAGAATACGTTCCTTGTACAATaagtatcgaagaaaattcgaaTTATTCGCAAACCGAAAGTTAA
- the LOC128884864 gene encoding protein abrupt-like isoform X2 produces the protein MDVLSQVNDYHPTIILSDISAQDIKCIIEFIYHGEVRVPVENISSLLDAARSLKICGLIEIDGLDENDSVTSPKDFNDNNEESMTVINETEENVINSLQHSYEDLEDEQEQKLTENSTLSKRKKRRRDTTKRDYSDDMLASAIEDLKTGQTLIEASTKHNIPRSTLYMRAKALGIHLNASRNEYPAECMKAAINAVIGGSSLQHASEMFSIPKTVLWRRIQKEGYQILRSEMKRSYGSDKREAAVKALERGENLTKVALEFKIPKTTLFRDKARLVDEGKLPLSFWKKRKTENEELKKSRLEEAVAACKGGKMSQAAASMTYHIPKTTIWRRLQQDGKKSERLPNSRKQRTDAKHHSIDVKTQEGSDFTYCEVSSEIPITYIDENSIPEDSVIILTAEDMDGLNLEEGRQIIVNSESVQEYVPCTISIEENSNYSQTES, from the exons ATG GATGTTCTGAGTCAAGTGAATGATTATCATCCGACAATAATATTGAGCGATATATCTGCACAggatataaaatgtattatagaatttatttatcatggGGAAGTACGAGTTCCAGTAGAGAACATTAGCAGTTTATTGGATGCTGCTCGTTCCTTAAAAATATGTGGTCTCATCGAG ATTGATGGGCTTGATGAGAATGATTCAGTTACGAGTCCGAAAgattttaatgataataacGAGGAATCAATGACTGTAATCAacgaaacagaagaaaatgttattaactCACTGCAACACAGTTACGAAGATTTGGAAGATGAACAGGAGCAAAAGTTAACTGAAAATTCTACTTTaagtaaaagaaagaaacgcaGACGCGATACAACAAAGAGAGATTATAGCGACGATATGTTAGCATCAGCAATTGAAGACTTGAAAACAGGTCAAACGTTAATAGAAGCTTCGACTAAACATAATATACCGCGTTCCACACTATACATGCGTGCTAAAGCATTAGGGATACATTTAAATGCATCAAGGAACGAGTATCCAGCTGAATGTATGAAGGCTGCCATAAATGCTGTAATTG GTGGGTCTAGTTTGCAACATGCATCAGAAATGTTTAGTATACCGAAGACTGTATTATGGAGAAGAATTCAAAAAGAAGGCTATCAAATATTACGCTCTGAAATGAAGAGATCCTATGGTTCTGATAAACGAGAAGCTGCAGTCAAAGCTTTAGAAAGGGGAGAGAATTTGACGAAAGTAGCGCTTGAATTTAAG aTTCCAAAGACCACTTTGTTCAGGGATAAAGCTCGGCTGGTAGATGAAGGAAAACTGCCATTatcattttggaaaaaaaggaaaaccgaaaacgaagaattaaagaaGTCTCGGTTAGAAGAGGCTGTTGCCGCTTGTAAAGGAGGAAAAATGTCACAAGCAGCGGCATCGATGACTTATCATATTCCTAAAACAACAATATGGAGACGCCTTCAACAAGACGGCAAAAAATCCGAACGTTTGCCAAACTCGAGAAAACAACGAACGGATGCCAAACATCATAGCATAGACGTGAAGACACAAGAAGGATCGGATTTCACATATTGCGAG gtTTCATCAGAAATTCCTATAACTTATATAGATGAAAATAGTATACCTGAAGATTCTGTGATAATATTAACAGCAGAAGACATGGATGGATTGAATTTAGAAGAAGGACGACAAATAATTGTTAACTcg gaatcAGTGCAAGAATACGTTCCTTGTACAATaagtatcgaagaaaattcgaaTTATTCGCAAACCGAAAGTTAA